A region of Zeugodacus cucurbitae isolate PBARC_wt_2022May chromosome 5, idZeuCucr1.2, whole genome shotgun sequence DNA encodes the following proteins:
- the LOC105208973 gene encoding serine protease SP24D has protein sequence MAYCSFVLFVAFCLVVGATQNGNGGAELRPNPRILRGQVAALGQFPYQVSVRLNKEHICGGALLSRTFVVTAAHCVYNVDERELLGVQAGTVSRADGGKFSAVSNVIIHPKFGFDNDIALLELETPFEYSETIQPIAFNTWQVPVGESVVISGWGRLQEGGGLSNRLLYSRALYTLADVECAQASGSNNSTILCLYGPQGYGFCDGDDGGPAVYKNVLVGIASYQVKACGTPTKGGFTKVAAYSNWLKAIMFG, from the exons ATGGCATATTGTAGCTTCGTACTCTTTGTAGCCTTTTGTTTGGTGGTTGGGGCCACACAAAACGGAAATGGTGGCGCCGAATTGCGACCAAATCCTCGCATATTACGTGGGCAAGTTGCTGCCTTGGGACAATTTCCATATCAAGTATCGGTACGTTTGAATAAAGAACATATTTGTGGTGGCGCATTGCTTTCTCGAACATTTGTGGTCACGGCAGCACATTGTGTATATAA tGTGGATGAAAGAGAGCTTCTTGGAGTACAAGCCGGTACTGTAAGTCGCGCCGACGGCGGCAAGTTTAGTGCAGTCTCAAATGTTATCATACATCCCAAGTTTGGTTTCGACAATGATATTGCTTTACTGGAGTTGGAAACACCATTCGAATACTCTGAAACTATACAACCGATAGCGTTTAATACTTGGCAAGTGCCTGTTGGAGAATCGGTTGTGATTTCCGGTTGGGGTCGCTTACAAGAAGGTGGTGGACTCTCAAATCGATTATTATACAGTAGAGCACTGTATACTCTGGCGGATGTAGAATGCGCTCAAGCTAGCGGTTCAAATAATTCCACTATACTATGCCTTTACGGTCCTCAGGGATATGGTTTTTGTGATGGCGACGATGGTGGCCCAGCCGTCTATAAGAACGTATTAGTTGGTATTGCCAGTTATCAAGTGAAGGCGTGCGGTACTCCTACAAAAGGTGGCTTCACCAAAGTGGCTGCCTATAGCAATTGGTTGAAAGCAATAATGTTTGGTTAG
- the LOC105208972 gene encoding serine protease SP24D: MEFRSFVKILLVVFCLVIEATQNEDGTAGLVPNPRILGGLIAGTGQFPYQVSVRLNKQHICGGALLSRKFVLTAAHCVNNVETSFIGVQAGTVSRTAGGDYREVSTVIPHPQYLFDNDIALLELKTPFNYSDVIKPITFADREVPAEVTVIISGWGRLYEGSVLSTRLLYSRALTTVKDQECAQATGTPTPSILCLRNPKGTGFCDGDDGGPAVYRNVLIGIASYNAEAFGTASKGGFTKVSYYSNWIKAIIKG, translated from the exons ATGGAATTTCGAAGCTTCGTTAAAATACTTCTGGTAGTCTTTTGTTTGGTGATCGAAGCCACACAAAACGAAGATGGTACCGCTGGATTGGTGCCAAATCCGCGTATTTTAGGCGGTTTGATTGCGGGCACAGGACAATTCCCATATCAGGTATCGGTACGTTTGAATAAGCAACATATTTGTGGTGGCGCATTGCTTTCGCGCAAGTTTGTGCTTACGGCAGCACATTGTGTAAATAA TGTTGAAACATCATTCATAGGAGTACAAGCCGGCACTGTGAGTCGTACCGCCGGCGGTGATTACCGAGAAGTTTCTACTGTTATCCCACATCCGCAGTATTTGTTCGATAATGATATTGCTTTGCTAGAGCTGAAAACACCATTCAACTACTCGGACGTTATAAAACCAATAACTTTTGCTGATCGAGAAGTGCCAGCAGAAGTAACGGTTATCATTTCCGGTTGGGGTCGCTTATACGAAGGTAGTGTGCTCTCAACTAGATTACTTTATAGTAGAGCATTGACAACTGTGAAGGATCAAGAATGTGCTCAAGCTACCGGTACACCTACACCCAGTATACTATGCCTTCGTAATCCTAAGGGAACCGGTTTTTGTGATGGTGATGATGGTGGACCTGCCGTTTATAGAAACGTACTGATAGGTATTGCCAGTTATAATGCAGAAGCTTTCGGCACAGCTTCAAAAGGTGGCTTTACTAAAGTGTCTTATTATAGCAATTGGATAAAAGCAATTATTAAAGGCTAA
- the LOC105208971 gene encoding serine protease SP24D has protein sequence MGSQSFYAKLFVLVCLVVEAIQSEAGAVRPNPRIANGITAAPGQFPSTVSVRVGGAHSCGGALISQNFVVTAAHCVASIPASFLSVQAGTVNRSEAGVIAGVTKVIPHPDYYYDNDIALLELDTALNYSDVVQPISLGRLEVPSGEQITITGWGRTRDGSPLSEVLQYSRRLTALSNEQCARLVGILNPGVQCISKAEDKGFCDGDDGGPAIYKGVLIGVASYYTDGCGSTRPDGFTKISYYRSWLQETITPTAPVNTNVVGV, from the exons ATGGGATCTCAAAGTTTCTACGCAAAGTTGTTCGTACTCGTTTGCTTGGTGGTCGAGGCCATACAAAGTGAAGCAGGAGCAGTTAGACCAAATCCACGTATCGCTAACGGAATTACTGCTGCACCGGGTCAATTTCCATCTACGGTATCCGTACGTGTAGGCGGTGCGCATAGTTGTGGTGGTGCTCTGATCTCTCAAAATTTTGTTGTAACTGCAGCACATTGTGTAGCCAG TATTCCAGCATCATTCCTTTCTGTACAAGCTGGTACTGTTAATCGCTCGGAAGCGGGTGTTATTGCTGGTGTAACGAAAGTAATTCCGCATCCCGACTACTATTACGATAATGATATTGCATTGCTTGAGTTAGATACTGCTCTGAACTATAGCGATGTCGTACAACCAATATCTCTCGGTAGACTTGAAGTACCCTCTGGCGAACAGATTACTATTACTGGTTGGGGTCGCACACGAGATGGCAGTCCACTTTCGGAAGTATTACAGTACAGCCGCCGTTTGACAGCTTTAAGCAATGAACAATGTGCACGTTTAGTCGGTATCCTTAATCCGGGCGTACAATGTATTTCCAAGGCAGAAGACAAAGGTTTCTGCGATGGCGATGATGGTGGTCCGGCTATATATAAAGGCGTTCTAATTGGCGTCGCAAGTTATTATACCGACGGCTGTGGCTCTACTAGACCAGATGGCTTTACCAAGATATCATATTACAGGAGTTGGTTACAAGAAACAATTACTCCAACTGCTCCAGTGAACACCAACGTGGTCGGTGTATAA
- the LOC105208970 gene encoding serine protease SP24D, giving the protein MGSQSFYAKLFVLVCLVVEAIQSEAGAVRPNPRIGTGSNAATGQFPYTVSVRVGGAHSCGGALISQNFVVTAAHCVYSIPASFLTVQAGTINRTETGVIAGVTKVIPHPDYYYDNDIALLELDTALNYSDIIQPIPLAALEVPAGEQVTISGWGRVQDGGPLSEILQYSRSLKTLSYEECARVNGPVNYGIQCLEKSENNGFCDGDDGGPAVHKGVLIGIASYYSGVCGSSSTPDGYTKISYYRKWLVQNSAPAN; this is encoded by the exons ATGGGATCTCAAAGTTTCTACGCAAAGTTGTTCGTACTCGTTTGCTTGGTGGTCGAGGCCATACAAAGTGAAGCAGGAGCAGTTAGACCAAATCCACGTATCGGTACCGGTAGTAATGCTGCAACGGGTCAGTTTCCCTATACGGTATCCGTACGTGTAGGCGGTGCGCATAGTTGTGGTGGTGCGCTGATTTCCCAAAATTTTGTTGTAACTGCAGCACATTGTGTATACAG TATTCCAGCATCATTCCTTACTGTACAAGCCGGTACTATTAATCGCACGGAAACGGGTGTTATTGCTGGTGTAACGAAAGTAATTCCGCATCCCGACTACTATTACGATAATGACATTGCATTGCTTGAGTTAGATACTGCTCTGAACTATAGCGATATTATACAGCCAATACCACTCGCTGCACTTGAAGTGCCCGCTGGTGAGCAGGTTACCATTTCCGGTTGGGGTCGCGTACAAGATGGCGGTCCACTCTCTGAAATATTACAGTATAGTCGCAGTTTGAAGACTTTAAGCTACGAAGAGTGTGCTCGTGTAAACGGTCCCGTTAATTATGGCATACAATGTCTTGAGAAGAGTGAAAATAATGGCTTCTGTGATGGCGATGATGGTGGTCCAGCGGTACACAAAGGTGTTCTAATTGGCATCGCAAGTTATTACTCCGGCGTCTGTGGCAGCTCTTCTACACCAGATGGCTACACCAAGATTTCTTATTACAGAAAGTGGTTAGTCCAAAACTCAGCTCCGGCCAATTAA